In Methanosphaera sp. ISO3-F5, a genomic segment contains:
- the psmB gene encoding archaeal proteasome endopeptidase complex subunit beta, with protein sequence MKPTDKDVKGTTTVGFVCKDGVVIATETRATMGGLVANKGADKLFQLDDKIGATIAGTVSHAQSLMDVIKAEIALYKLRNEKDMSIDAVAVLTSNILKSGPYYVQTIIGGVDQNGPKLYSLDPSGSYMEDKCTSTGSGSPYAFGVLEDRYNEDLTVEEGKKVAIKAITSAMERDVYSGNSYRLATITEKGMKIYTPEEIAEIKEDM encoded by the coding sequence ATGAAACCAACAGATAAAGATGTTAAAGGAACAACTACCGTAGGCTTTGTTTGTAAAGATGGAGTAGTAATAGCAACAGAAACAAGAGCAACCATGGGTGGATTAGTTGCAAACAAAGGCGCAGACAAACTATTCCAATTAGATGATAAAATCGGAGCAACAATAGCAGGTACAGTATCACATGCACAATCATTAATGGACGTTATAAAAGCAGAAATAGCATTATACAAATTAAGAAACGAAAAAGACATGTCCATAGATGCAGTAGCAGTATTAACAAGTAACATACTAAAATCAGGACCATACTATGTGCAAACAATAATAGGTGGAGTAGACCAAAATGGTCCAAAATTATACTCTTTAGACCCAAGTGGAAGTTACATGGAAGATAAATGTACATCAACAGGTTCTGGATCACCATATGCATTCGGAGTATTAGAAGACAGATACAACGAAGATTTAACAGTTGAAGAAGGAAAAAAAGTTGCAATAAAAGCAATAACTTCAGCAATGGAAAGAGATGTATACAGTGGAAACAGTTATCGTTTAGCAACCATCACAGAGAAAGGAATGAAAATATACACCCCTGAAGAAATTGCAGAAATTAAAGAGGATATGTAA
- a CDS encoding DnaJ domain-containing protein — protein sequence MVKYVPDYYKILKINTNANKKTIKQAYKRLSKKYSPENNKSNRSQKMYKLIQDAYIVLSDDKKRKKYDKILNNTNNKSEKKS from the coding sequence GATTATTATAAAATATTAAAAATTAATACCAATGCAAATAAAAAAACTATTAAACAAGCTTATAAAAGATTATCTAAAAAATATAGTCCAGAAAATAATAAATCAAATCGTTCACAGAAAATGTATAAACTAATACAGGATGCATATATAGTTTTATCAGATGATAAAAAAAGAAAAAAATATGATAAAATCCTAAACAATACTAATAATAAATCTGAAAAAAAAAGTTAA